The genomic DNA GTGGGACTAGTGGGCATGCTACGTGGACATCAGCAATGTCGGCTTTAATGCTCTCTCACCTAAATGATTTGGTGGCTGCTGGTTTGAAGACATCAAAGGGATTTAAGAAGCACCTTTTTAATGGTTGTGCTAGGGTTATCAATGAGAAGTTCACCACAAGGATCACTGGTGAGCAAGTTAAGAATCATTTGAAAACATGGCAGAAAAGGTATGCAAAGATAAATAGATTGAAGAAGTTGAGTGGTGCCCTCTTTGATGAAGAAAACTGCATGATTACACTAGATGAGGAGCACTACAACGGCCATGTCCAGGTAACCTTACTGTCTTTTGCTTAGTTCTTGATTCATTCACAAGTGTTAGATTATATTAACATATTTTTCCATCTTGTCTAGGATCACAAGTCTGATGctgagtacttgaacaagcccCTCTTGCACTATAGAGAGATGACGGCAATATTTGGCAATACAATGGCTACTGGAAATTTTGCAAAAGACTCAAGTGCACCTCTAGGTAGAGAGGATGATGAGGGTGAAAGTCAAGAAGAGGGGGATGAGGTTACTGGGCATGGTCCAAGTGAGGGGCATACCACTCAAGGGGCAACGTCTTCTGCTAGTAGACCTAGTAAGAAGTCCAAGATAGCTGAAATGGAGGAGGATGGGCTGGTTGCCGCCTTCAAAAGTGTAGGTGAGAACCTTGCCGCTGCCATAAAAATGGTAGCTAAACCTGATAATGAGCTGCCACCTGACCTATTTGATGTCTTGAACCAACTTCCTGGTTTTAATTCAGCACACATATCCTTCTACTATGCTCATTTGGTGAGCAATCCTCACATTGGCAAAGCTTTCTATAACTTGCCATTCGAGCACAAGTTAAATTGGGTCACAATGTTCATCGCTGAGAAGTTCCCTGGAATGTAAgagtgatttcaatgagtaggATGTTTCTTTTGTTAAAACTTGATCATGAATTAGTGTCTA from Setaria italica strain Yugu1 chromosome VII, Setaria_italica_v2.0, whole genome shotgun sequence includes the following:
- the LOC101762653 gene encoding uncharacterized protein LOC101762653, with amino-acid sequence MDKRTKIVTCATAAYMLLSMMAVIIQSRKRKRCARRVGITYGPMELSGALFDEENCMITLDEEHYNGHVQDHKSDAEYLNKPLLHYREMTAIFGNTMATGNFAKDSSAPLGREDDEGESQEEGDEVTGHGPSEGHTTQGATSSASRPSKKSKIAEMEEDGLVAAFKSVGENLAAAIKMVAKPDNELPPDLFDVLNQLPGFNSAHISFYYAHLVSNPHIGKAFYNLPFEHKLNWVTMFIAEKFPGM